In Haliaeetus albicilla chromosome 14, bHalAlb1.1, whole genome shotgun sequence, one genomic interval encodes:
- the MAPK8IP2 gene encoding C-Jun-amino-terminal kinase-interacting protein 2 isoform X1, whose translation MADRAEMFSLSTFHSLSPPGCRPPQDISLEEFDDEDLSEITDDCGIGLNYDSDHYEKDCLVLERGEQPHPICTFQDDFQEFEMIDDNEEEEEEEEEEEGNELEAPPSPSASPIPSPALEETQKHRPTTLNLTAPGTQDSLNNNGSFPPPAHRTTWQDALLHSSSSSSSHTGHSSPHACIQDGPCLESPKGPSPGGAGQAPASLQPSPFDSQGNSHESLAHGNPSPPRAGEDYNMNIISSALRAPHSPSRLHQPPPKQSLSPTGPAAPPGPDAGSPPQAPAAANSRCAPPKQEAAGGRERPVPGEGGSLGAGSPGSPAAPREQPGSPQSREELAAGAVAERHDGQGARLTGAYVCPAEPLSSDGEGPQPGRAASVRGHPSGSSETTSPSSDPGIEADLTSRTAKPFLPGGRHGEDLSSPGSDSDVEGEIEAAFAGGRLVSNMISSISETELDLSSDSSSGRSSHLTNSIEEASSPTSEAELETELEAPGLMGIKDSLLLDKGKEEEEETLERELPEHGVVRRESLAELKMEGYYDSLNPVDSSAPAGQTDLSTSSPLDLKIDPDHSLESIRRSFYLPVGPKLMPEADEEDNSEYDSDSESEPDLSEDSDSPWLLSNLVNKMISEGSYPIKCPDECFQQTHSLCDTISPASDLEPEILSEALDGEPGSRDSPVGTGEPAALPHCQRAIELVDMETLRSSLQRAEDERALGAGTEPAPEPPADEPGPFLFLSNPTNDTIAPVFPGRPVTLDRLGTSEVLATFGCRPALPRASPRASPGTEAAAGEHRATMAPPATGPEDWAVDRDLDSGILEADDMIDDVRLAPQGQGPDAGSPALDVSTAKTNRGFTMAYSTDEDEAPYLKGSPFPEDPLRGSFGGELPPAPGALEPRALDESLAYDSMKYTLVVDEHTQLELVSLRRCTSVLSDDSDLLRACDRCDLEDEAAFGDGLVAPDAHSSSEDSSPEADLQFSKKFLNVFVNSTSRSSSTESFGLFSCMVNGEEREQTHRAVFRFIPRHEDELELDVDDPILVELEEDDYWYRGYNMRTGERGIFPAFYAHEVVGQARDAIGLKRNPCWVERFNVQFLGSVEVPYHQGNGILCAAMQKIATTRKLTVHLRPPASCDLEITLQGIKLILTVTEYSRDEEFERCSHFFQMKNISFCGCHPRNSCYFGFITKHPVLSRFACHVFVSQESMRHVAECVGRAFQEYYQEHLEYACPTEDIYLE comes from the exons GACTGTCTGGTGCTGGAGCGCGGCGAGCAGCCGCACCCCATCTGCACCTTCCAGGACGACTTCCAGGAGTTCGAGATGATCGACGAcaacgaggaggaggaggaggaagaggaggaggaggagggcaatGAACTGGAAGCTCCACCATCCCCTTCGGCCTCACCCATCCCCTCGCCCGCCCTGGAGGAGACGCAGAAGCACCGACCCACCACCCTCAACCTGACGGCCCCAGGCACCCAG GACTCCCTGAACAACAACGGCAGCTTCCCACCGCCCGCTCACCGCACCACCTGGCAGGACGCCCTTctccactcctcctcctcctcttcctcacacACTG GACACTCATCTCCCCACGCCTGCATCCAAGACGGACCCTGCCTGGAGAGCCCGAAGGGGCCGagccccggcggggccgggcaggCCCCCGCCTCGCTGCAGCCCTCCCCCTTTGACTCGCAAGGCAACAGCCACGAGTCCCTGGCACATGGTAACCCATCGCCCCCGAGAGCCGGGGAAGATTATAACATGAATATCATCTCCTCTGCGCTCCGAGCACCGCACTCCCCGTCGCGCCTCCACCAGCCGCCCCCTAAACAGTCTCTCTCTCCAACAGGGCCTGCGGCTCCTCCCGGCCCCGATGCGGGCTCGCCACCCCAGGCCCCCGCGGCTGCCAACAGCCGCTGCGCCCCACCAAAGCAAGAAGCGGCCGGCGGCCGAGAGAGGCCGGTGCCCGGCGAAGGGGGCAGCCTGGGGGCCGGGAGCCCGGGGTCCCCCGCGGCCCCCCGTGAGCAGCCCGGCTCCCCGCAGTCTCGGGAGGAGCTGGCGGCCGGGGCCGTCGCCGAGCGGCACGACGGGCAGGGCGCCCGGCTGACGGGTGCCTACGTGTGCCCCGCGGAGCCGCTCAGCTCCGATGGGGAGGGCCCACAGCCCGGCCGGGCGGCCAGCGTGCGCGGGCACCCTTCGGGCTCCTCGGAGACCACCTCGCCCTCCTCGGACCCTGGCATTGAGGCCGACCTCACCAGCAGGACCGCCAAGCCCTTCCTGCCTGGCGGCCGGCACGGCGAAGACCTCAGCTCGCCCGGCTCCGACTCGGACGTGGAGGGGGAGATCGAGGCGGCCTTTGCTGGCGGGCGCCTGGTCAGCAACATGATCTCCTCCATCTCGGAGACGGAGCTGGACCTGAGCAGCGACAGCAGCAGCGGCAGGTCCTCCCACCTCACCAACTCCATCGAGGAGGCCAGCTCGCCCACCTCAGAGGCCGAGCTGGAGACGGAGCTGGAGGCCCCCGGCCTGATGGGCATCAAGGACTCCCTGCTGCTGGACaagggcaaggaggaggaggaggagacccTGGAGAGGGAGCTCCCGGAGCACGGCGTGGTGAGACGGGAGAGCCTGGCGGAGCTGAAGATGGAGGGCTACTATGACAGCCTGAACCCGGTGGACTCCTCTGCACCTGCAGGCCAGACGGACCTCTCCACCTCCAGCCCCCTGGACCTGAAGATTGACCCAGACCACAGCCTGGAGAGCATCCGGCGCTCCTTCTACCTGCCCGTGGGGCCCAAGCTGATGCCTGAGGCTGACGAGGAGGACAACAGTGAGTATGACTCCGACTCGGAGTCAGAGCCCGACCTGAGCGAGGACTCGGACTCGCCCTGGCTGCTCAGCAACCTTGTCAACAAGATGATCTCTGAGGGCTCCTACCCCATCAAGTGCCCGGATGAGTGCTTCCAGCAGACCCACTCGCTCTGCGACACCATCTCCCCAGCCTCCGACCTGGAGCCCGAGATACTGAGCGAGGCGCTGGATGGGGAGCCCGGCTCGCGGGACTCCCCGGTGGGCACAGGGGAGCCGGCCGCCCTGCCCCACTGCCAGCGCGCCATTGAGCTGGTGGACATGGAGACGCTGCGCAGCTCCCTCCAGCGCGCCGAGGACGAGCGGGCCCTGGGTGCTGGGACAGAGCCGGCGCCAGAGCCGCCTGCCGATGAGCCGGgccccttcctcttcctgagCAACCCCACCAATGACACCATCGCGCCCGTCTTCCCGGGGCGCCCCGTCACCCTCGACAGACTGGGCACCTCTGAGGTCCTGGCCACCTTCGGCTGCCGCCCCGCGCTGCCCCGCGCCTCCCCGCGCGCCTCCCCCGGGACCGAGGCTGCCGCCGGGGAGCACCGCGCCACCATGGCGCCGCCAGCCACTGGCCCAGAGGACTGGGCTGTCGACAGGGACCTGGACTCGGGCATCCTGGAGGCCGACGACATGATCGACGACGTCCGGTTAGCACCCCAGGGGCAGGGCCCCGACGCCGGCTCGCCCGCCCTGGATGTCTCCACCGCCAAGACCAACCGCGGCTTCACCATGGCCTACTCCACAGACGAGGACGAGGCGCCCTACCTGAAGGGCTCCCCCTTCCCCGAGGACCCGCTGCGGGGAAGCTTTGGGGGGGAGCTGCCACCTGCCCCCGGGGCGCTGGAGCCGCGGGCGCTGGATGAGTCCCTGGCCTACGACTCGATGAAGTACACACTGGTGGTGGACGAGCACACGCAGCTGGAGCTGGTGAGCCTGCGGCGCTGCACCTCAGTGCTGAGCGACGACAGCGACCTGCTCCGCGCCTGCGACCGCTGCGACCTGGAGGATGAGGCGGCCTTTGGAGATGGGCTGGTGGCCCCTGACGCCCACAGCTCCTCCGAGGACTCATCCCCTGAGGCCGACCTGCAGTTCTCCAAGAAGTTCCTCAATGTCTTCGTCAACAGCACCTCCCGTTCCTCCA GCACAGAGTCCTTCGGGCTGTTCTCCTGCATGGTGAACGGGGAGGAGCGGGAGCAAACCCACCGGGCTGTCTTCAG GTTCATCCCCCGCCACGAGGACGAGCTGGAGCTGGACGTGGATGACCCCATCCTggtggagctggaggaggatgaCTACTGGTACCGGGGCTACAATATGCGGACGGGGGAGAGGGGCATCTTCCCCGCCTTCTACGCCCACGAGGTTGTCGGCCAAGCCAGGGACGCCATCG GCCTGAAGAGGAACCCATGCTGGGTGGAACGGTTCAATGTGCAGTTCCTGGGCTCGGTGGAGGTGCCGTATCACCAGGGCAATGGCATCCTCTGTGCCGCCATGCAGAAG ATTGCCACCACCAGGAAGCTGACGGTGCACCTGCGCCCGCCGGCCAGCTGCGACCTGGAGATCACGCTGCAGGGCATCAAGCTCATCCTCACTGTCACCGAGTACAGCCGGGACGAGGAG tttgAGCGCTGCAGCCACTTCTTCCAGATGAAGAACATCTCCTTCTGTGGGTGCCACCCCCGGAACAGCTG CTACTTTGGGTTCATCACCAAGCACCCGGTGCTGAGCCGCTTTGCCTGCCACGTCTTCGTCTCCCAGGAATCCATGCGACACGTCGCCGAGTGCGTCGG ACGAGCGTTTCAGGAATATTACCAGGAGCACCTGGAGTACGCCTGCCCCACAGAGGACATTTACCTGGAGTAA
- the MAPK8IP2 gene encoding C-Jun-amino-terminal kinase-interacting protein 2 isoform X2, which yields MADRAEMFSLSTFHSLSPPGCRPPQDISLEEFDDEDLSEITDDCGIGLNYDSDHYEKDCLVLERGEQPHPICTFQDDFQEFEMIDDNEEEEEEEEEEEGNELEAPPSPSASPIPSPALEETQKHRPTTLNLTAPGTQDSLNNNGSFPPPAHRTTWQDALLHSSSSSSSHTGHSSPHACIQDGPCLESPKGPSPGGAGQAPASLQPSPFDSQGNSHESLAHGPAAPPGPDAGSPPQAPAAANSRCAPPKQEAAGGRERPVPGEGGSLGAGSPGSPAAPREQPGSPQSREELAAGAVAERHDGQGARLTGAYVCPAEPLSSDGEGPQPGRAASVRGHPSGSSETTSPSSDPGIEADLTSRTAKPFLPGGRHGEDLSSPGSDSDVEGEIEAAFAGGRLVSNMISSISETELDLSSDSSSGRSSHLTNSIEEASSPTSEAELETELEAPGLMGIKDSLLLDKGKEEEEETLERELPEHGVVRRESLAELKMEGYYDSLNPVDSSAPAGQTDLSTSSPLDLKIDPDHSLESIRRSFYLPVGPKLMPEADEEDNSEYDSDSESEPDLSEDSDSPWLLSNLVNKMISEGSYPIKCPDECFQQTHSLCDTISPASDLEPEILSEALDGEPGSRDSPVGTGEPAALPHCQRAIELVDMETLRSSLQRAEDERALGAGTEPAPEPPADEPGPFLFLSNPTNDTIAPVFPGRPVTLDRLGTSEVLATFGCRPALPRASPRASPGTEAAAGEHRATMAPPATGPEDWAVDRDLDSGILEADDMIDDVRLAPQGQGPDAGSPALDVSTAKTNRGFTMAYSTDEDEAPYLKGSPFPEDPLRGSFGGELPPAPGALEPRALDESLAYDSMKYTLVVDEHTQLELVSLRRCTSVLSDDSDLLRACDRCDLEDEAAFGDGLVAPDAHSSSEDSSPEADLQFSKKFLNVFVNSTSRSSSTESFGLFSCMVNGEEREQTHRAVFRFIPRHEDELELDVDDPILVELEEDDYWYRGYNMRTGERGIFPAFYAHEVVGQARDAIGLKRNPCWVERFNVQFLGSVEVPYHQGNGILCAAMQKIATTRKLTVHLRPPASCDLEITLQGIKLILTVTEYSRDEEFERCSHFFQMKNISFCGCHPRNSCYFGFITKHPVLSRFACHVFVSQESMRHVAECVGRAFQEYYQEHLEYACPTEDIYLE from the exons GACTGTCTGGTGCTGGAGCGCGGCGAGCAGCCGCACCCCATCTGCACCTTCCAGGACGACTTCCAGGAGTTCGAGATGATCGACGAcaacgaggaggaggaggaggaagaggaggaggaggagggcaatGAACTGGAAGCTCCACCATCCCCTTCGGCCTCACCCATCCCCTCGCCCGCCCTGGAGGAGACGCAGAAGCACCGACCCACCACCCTCAACCTGACGGCCCCAGGCACCCAG GACTCCCTGAACAACAACGGCAGCTTCCCACCGCCCGCTCACCGCACCACCTGGCAGGACGCCCTTctccactcctcctcctcctcttcctcacacACTG GACACTCATCTCCCCACGCCTGCATCCAAGACGGACCCTGCCTGGAGAGCCCGAAGGGGCCGagccccggcggggccgggcaggCCCCCGCCTCGCTGCAGCCCTCCCCCTTTGACTCGCAAGGCAACAGCCACGAGTCCCTGGCACATG GGCCTGCGGCTCCTCCCGGCCCCGATGCGGGCTCGCCACCCCAGGCCCCCGCGGCTGCCAACAGCCGCTGCGCCCCACCAAAGCAAGAAGCGGCCGGCGGCCGAGAGAGGCCGGTGCCCGGCGAAGGGGGCAGCCTGGGGGCCGGGAGCCCGGGGTCCCCCGCGGCCCCCCGTGAGCAGCCCGGCTCCCCGCAGTCTCGGGAGGAGCTGGCGGCCGGGGCCGTCGCCGAGCGGCACGACGGGCAGGGCGCCCGGCTGACGGGTGCCTACGTGTGCCCCGCGGAGCCGCTCAGCTCCGATGGGGAGGGCCCACAGCCCGGCCGGGCGGCCAGCGTGCGCGGGCACCCTTCGGGCTCCTCGGAGACCACCTCGCCCTCCTCGGACCCTGGCATTGAGGCCGACCTCACCAGCAGGACCGCCAAGCCCTTCCTGCCTGGCGGCCGGCACGGCGAAGACCTCAGCTCGCCCGGCTCCGACTCGGACGTGGAGGGGGAGATCGAGGCGGCCTTTGCTGGCGGGCGCCTGGTCAGCAACATGATCTCCTCCATCTCGGAGACGGAGCTGGACCTGAGCAGCGACAGCAGCAGCGGCAGGTCCTCCCACCTCACCAACTCCATCGAGGAGGCCAGCTCGCCCACCTCAGAGGCCGAGCTGGAGACGGAGCTGGAGGCCCCCGGCCTGATGGGCATCAAGGACTCCCTGCTGCTGGACaagggcaaggaggaggaggaggagacccTGGAGAGGGAGCTCCCGGAGCACGGCGTGGTGAGACGGGAGAGCCTGGCGGAGCTGAAGATGGAGGGCTACTATGACAGCCTGAACCCGGTGGACTCCTCTGCACCTGCAGGCCAGACGGACCTCTCCACCTCCAGCCCCCTGGACCTGAAGATTGACCCAGACCACAGCCTGGAGAGCATCCGGCGCTCCTTCTACCTGCCCGTGGGGCCCAAGCTGATGCCTGAGGCTGACGAGGAGGACAACAGTGAGTATGACTCCGACTCGGAGTCAGAGCCCGACCTGAGCGAGGACTCGGACTCGCCCTGGCTGCTCAGCAACCTTGTCAACAAGATGATCTCTGAGGGCTCCTACCCCATCAAGTGCCCGGATGAGTGCTTCCAGCAGACCCACTCGCTCTGCGACACCATCTCCCCAGCCTCCGACCTGGAGCCCGAGATACTGAGCGAGGCGCTGGATGGGGAGCCCGGCTCGCGGGACTCCCCGGTGGGCACAGGGGAGCCGGCCGCCCTGCCCCACTGCCAGCGCGCCATTGAGCTGGTGGACATGGAGACGCTGCGCAGCTCCCTCCAGCGCGCCGAGGACGAGCGGGCCCTGGGTGCTGGGACAGAGCCGGCGCCAGAGCCGCCTGCCGATGAGCCGGgccccttcctcttcctgagCAACCCCACCAATGACACCATCGCGCCCGTCTTCCCGGGGCGCCCCGTCACCCTCGACAGACTGGGCACCTCTGAGGTCCTGGCCACCTTCGGCTGCCGCCCCGCGCTGCCCCGCGCCTCCCCGCGCGCCTCCCCCGGGACCGAGGCTGCCGCCGGGGAGCACCGCGCCACCATGGCGCCGCCAGCCACTGGCCCAGAGGACTGGGCTGTCGACAGGGACCTGGACTCGGGCATCCTGGAGGCCGACGACATGATCGACGACGTCCGGTTAGCACCCCAGGGGCAGGGCCCCGACGCCGGCTCGCCCGCCCTGGATGTCTCCACCGCCAAGACCAACCGCGGCTTCACCATGGCCTACTCCACAGACGAGGACGAGGCGCCCTACCTGAAGGGCTCCCCCTTCCCCGAGGACCCGCTGCGGGGAAGCTTTGGGGGGGAGCTGCCACCTGCCCCCGGGGCGCTGGAGCCGCGGGCGCTGGATGAGTCCCTGGCCTACGACTCGATGAAGTACACACTGGTGGTGGACGAGCACACGCAGCTGGAGCTGGTGAGCCTGCGGCGCTGCACCTCAGTGCTGAGCGACGACAGCGACCTGCTCCGCGCCTGCGACCGCTGCGACCTGGAGGATGAGGCGGCCTTTGGAGATGGGCTGGTGGCCCCTGACGCCCACAGCTCCTCCGAGGACTCATCCCCTGAGGCCGACCTGCAGTTCTCCAAGAAGTTCCTCAATGTCTTCGTCAACAGCACCTCCCGTTCCTCCA GCACAGAGTCCTTCGGGCTGTTCTCCTGCATGGTGAACGGGGAGGAGCGGGAGCAAACCCACCGGGCTGTCTTCAG GTTCATCCCCCGCCACGAGGACGAGCTGGAGCTGGACGTGGATGACCCCATCCTggtggagctggaggaggatgaCTACTGGTACCGGGGCTACAATATGCGGACGGGGGAGAGGGGCATCTTCCCCGCCTTCTACGCCCACGAGGTTGTCGGCCAAGCCAGGGACGCCATCG GCCTGAAGAGGAACCCATGCTGGGTGGAACGGTTCAATGTGCAGTTCCTGGGCTCGGTGGAGGTGCCGTATCACCAGGGCAATGGCATCCTCTGTGCCGCCATGCAGAAG ATTGCCACCACCAGGAAGCTGACGGTGCACCTGCGCCCGCCGGCCAGCTGCGACCTGGAGATCACGCTGCAGGGCATCAAGCTCATCCTCACTGTCACCGAGTACAGCCGGGACGAGGAG tttgAGCGCTGCAGCCACTTCTTCCAGATGAAGAACATCTCCTTCTGTGGGTGCCACCCCCGGAACAGCTG CTACTTTGGGTTCATCACCAAGCACCCGGTGCTGAGCCGCTTTGCCTGCCACGTCTTCGTCTCCCAGGAATCCATGCGACACGTCGCCGAGTGCGTCGG ACGAGCGTTTCAGGAATATTACCAGGAGCACCTGGAGTACGCCTGCCCCACAGAGGACATTTACCTGGAGTAA